A section of the Leptospira noumeaensis genome encodes:
- a CDS encoding LA_3334 family protein, with protein MKRFTLPLLPIFTILFLGILTIPLSPAELRFPNGDVFHTEFVYEDERLLVVRFKGSEYKVPKKDLEYYDLVNKGQLNNSYKIAILSLKNGSVIKGTIADRTKDEVIIKSELGFLTINKNEIKNSLSEVDESPEFPTVYLANDKLDNQTRVGGSLTYLPLFPPLGTQTPPLYGLSVFTEPAFLRFKNTYQMGFKFEYLQSTGPTKEITTQSGYIYLHQSKIFQSNPLLDFYGIVGIGATSIVFRFDQNSSKVGSNPSAYVELGWQGLKYGPSFYRIGWKNLCFFEIEKVHCGSGLELTGGVNF; from the coding sequence ATGAAACGCTTCACATTACCCCTGTTACCCATATTTACGATCCTTTTCCTAGGCATTTTAACGATTCCACTAAGCCCAGCAGAACTCCGATTCCCCAATGGGGACGTCTTTCATACTGAATTTGTCTATGAAGATGAACGTTTGCTTGTAGTTCGTTTCAAGGGCTCTGAATATAAAGTCCCCAAAAAAGATCTTGAATATTATGATTTAGTTAACAAAGGACAACTCAATAATTCTTACAAAATTGCAATTTTATCCTTAAAAAACGGAAGTGTAATCAAAGGAACAATCGCTGATAGAACCAAAGATGAGGTAATCATTAAGTCAGAACTGGGATTTTTAACAATAAATAAGAATGAAATTAAAAATAGTTTGTCAGAAGTCGACGAAAGTCCAGAATTTCCCACTGTTTATCTGGCAAATGATAAACTAGACAACCAAACAAGAGTTGGAGGCAGTCTTACCTACTTACCACTTTTCCCTCCTCTTGGAACGCAAACGCCACCACTTTATGGTTTGTCAGTCTTTACCGAACCGGCATTTTTAAGATTCAAAAACACATACCAAATGGGATTCAAATTTGAATATTTGCAATCCACTGGGCCCACCAAAGAAATTACAACCCAATCTGGATATATTTACTTACATCAGTCAAAAATCTTTCAATCAAATCCTTTATTAGATTTTTATGGAATTGTAGGTATCGGAGCTACATCGATTGTATTTCGATTTGATCAGAACTCTTCTAAAGTTGGATCAAACCCTTCCGCATACGTTGAATTAGGCTGGCAAGGGCTTAAATATGGACCTTCCTTCTATCGCATAGGTTGGAAAAACTTATGCTTCTTTGAAATCGAAAAAGTTCATTGTGGATCGGGGCTCGAATTAACTGGTGGAGTCAACTTCTAA
- a CDS encoding UDP-galactose-lipid carrier transferase, giving the protein MKTYKTQSRTLNLNQLEKNQVLSPDEYQAKMKVLKNKIRDLTFLAKAKARPVLFVFEGWDAAGKGGVIRRLTQEMDPRLFEVHNIAAPSSEEIQHHYLWRFWNRIPQKGHIGIFDRSHYGRVLVERVEGFASESEWSRAYEEILLFEEQLVSFGTIIVKFWLHIDSGEQLLRFESRKNDPLKRWKLTDEDWRNRDKWALYEEAANQMFAKTDAPKAPWFLVPANDKYFARVMVLETVVRRLEEELE; this is encoded by the coding sequence ATGAAAACATATAAAACACAATCCAGAACCCTCAACTTAAACCAACTAGAAAAAAACCAAGTTCTTTCACCTGACGAATACCAGGCGAAGATGAAGGTTCTAAAAAACAAAATTCGCGATCTAACATTTCTAGCCAAAGCGAAAGCAAGGCCCGTTTTATTTGTTTTCGAAGGTTGGGATGCTGCCGGCAAAGGAGGAGTCATCCGTCGCCTAACACAAGAAATGGATCCAAGGCTATTTGAAGTTCATAACATTGCTGCACCTAGTTCCGAAGAAATCCAACACCATTATCTCTGGAGGTTTTGGAACCGAATTCCACAGAAAGGCCATATTGGAATTTTTGATCGCTCCCACTATGGCCGTGTCCTTGTGGAAAGAGTGGAAGGATTTGCCTCCGAATCAGAATGGTCGAGAGCCTATGAAGAAATTTTACTCTTCGAAGAACAATTAGTCAGCTTCGGAACCATCATCGTTAAATTTTGGCTTCATATCGATTCCGGTGAACAATTGTTACGTTTTGAATCCAGAAAGAATGATCCGCTCAAACGTTGGAAACTCACCGACGAAGATTGGCGTAACCGCGACAAATGGGCACTCTACGAAGAAGCTGCCAACCAAATGTTTGCCAAAACCGACGCACCCAAAGCCCCTTGGTTTTTAGTCCCAGCCAATGACAAATACTTTGCCCGAGTGATGGTTTTAGAAACAGTTGTGAGAAGGTTAGAGGAAGAGTTGGAATAG
- a CDS encoding PAS domain-containing protein codes for MDSNGSPNYAQMVLDNSTDAIVLIGLNYSVLAFNQSLLDTLKAYSGRIIKIGEDYRSFVTEQDKEVFHVLVQKAILGETTLIERHSDYKGLSIWFEYRMSPTYDREKNLLGVCLRAKNIDTRKKMEIALSESEQKFRNLIESAPNSILIIDTSGKIVHCNIETENTFGFKKEELIDKSVECLVPLRYKSGHDLLVADYITSPKPMRVGKNQFTSALKKDGTEIFVEISLNGFEVNQTNYVSAIIVDITEKIQTENKIKAQIQELKEIARIQSHEIRRPLANILGLLELLESGMSKEKTSEIHSFLRQSAKDLDSLVCEIVKRTSVSLTE; via the coding sequence ATGGACTCAAACGGATCACCGAATTATGCACAAATGGTTTTGGACAATTCCACGGATGCCATTGTCCTCATCGGTCTAAATTATTCCGTTTTAGCCTTCAACCAAAGTTTACTCGACACACTCAAAGCTTATTCTGGAAGAATTATTAAAATTGGTGAGGATTATAGAAGTTTTGTCACGGAACAAGACAAAGAAGTTTTCCATGTCCTTGTACAAAAGGCAATTTTAGGCGAAACAACATTAATCGAAAGGCATTCAGACTACAAAGGACTTTCCATTTGGTTTGAATACAGAATGAGTCCCACTTATGATAGAGAAAAAAATCTTTTGGGAGTTTGTCTTCGCGCAAAAAACATAGACACAAGAAAAAAAATGGAGATTGCCCTATCCGAAAGCGAACAAAAGTTTAGAAACTTAATTGAATCGGCCCCTAACTCAATTTTGATCATTGATACATCTGGTAAAATTGTTCATTGTAATATAGAAACAGAAAATACGTTTGGTTTTAAAAAAGAAGAACTCATCGACAAATCCGTAGAATGTCTAGTTCCCCTTCGATACAAATCGGGACATGATCTTTTGGTTGCAGATTATATAACAAGTCCCAAACCAATGCGCGTTGGAAAAAACCAATTCACTTCGGCTTTGAAAAAAGATGGAACGGAAATTTTTGTCGAAATCAGTTTGAACGGATTCGAAGTCAATCAAACCAACTATGTTTCAGCAATCATCGTAGACATTACAGAAAAAATCCAAACTGAAAACAAAATCAAAGCTCAAATCCAGGAACTAAAAGAGATTGCAAGGATCCAATCTCACGAAATCCGAAGGCCACTTGCTAATATCTTAGGGCTTTTGGAACTTTTAGAATCAGGAATGTCCAAAGAAAAAACGAGCGAAATCCATTCTTTTTTACGACAATCAGCGAAAGACCTGGATTCACTTGTTTGCGAAATAGTCAAACGAACATCGGTGAGTTTAACCGAATAA
- a CDS encoding kelch repeat-containing protein: MKFIITFIFTFFLIGNCSSPLTEGGNANNAKIEWQIVTGISTTSAVVSWKCSGKVPGFLVTTGPNYNNVDTSFIDSEIHAIALSNLITDSDYKYVPSCGTKENGLGIPATFKTLSDNAVIFRRSIWIVGGIGSDKNAVSEIDYFDPVENIWHSAVTNVPTPRLNAQIVSFKNKIYVIGGIIKNGAAYTMSRLVEAYDPLNNTWNRNLADIPSTLQGGVIGSFDEEIVILGGTTTTDMTTGTIFNTIYKFYPNIGSNGTWVSMLSSTNIFPRIDMAGCTYNGSLIFTGGRFYSDGLAYATTDAYAPSLNSTSGKIEASISLARHGSGYACYRPISTDPYPTDTPALFVAGGSTGTNISQPVTAVTNSNRFEYSYLGNASNAFATGSNIPIALYYPTMEVSYEKRKLYLFGGASEFNLPVDQVYSLDLANPGGSPWVPEPISMPRSRFGHKAVILSR, from the coding sequence ATGAAATTCATAATTACATTTATTTTTACGTTCTTTCTCATAGGGAACTGTTCTTCCCCCCTAACGGAAGGTGGAAATGCTAATAACGCCAAAATCGAATGGCAAATTGTCACAGGCATATCAACTACTTCCGCAGTTGTTAGTTGGAAATGTTCAGGCAAAGTCCCTGGATTTTTAGTAACGACTGGGCCCAACTACAACAATGTTGATACTTCTTTTATCGATAGTGAAATTCACGCGATAGCTCTCTCTAATTTAATTACCGACTCAGATTACAAGTATGTTCCTTCCTGTGGTACAAAAGAAAATGGACTCGGCATACCCGCTACTTTCAAAACTCTTTCTGATAACGCAGTAATATTTCGCAGAAGCATTTGGATCGTAGGTGGCATTGGTTCCGACAAAAATGCTGTTAGCGAAATTGACTATTTTGATCCTGTGGAGAATATTTGGCACTCTGCAGTTACAAATGTTCCTACACCTAGACTCAATGCTCAGATCGTATCTTTTAAAAACAAGATCTACGTTATAGGCGGAATTATCAAAAATGGCGCGGCTTATACGATGAGCCGGTTAGTCGAAGCATATGATCCCTTAAACAATACATGGAATAGGAATCTCGCGGATATACCTTCCACCTTACAAGGAGGGGTCATCGGATCTTTCGATGAAGAGATAGTTATTCTAGGTGGAACTACTACAACCGATATGACCACGGGTACGATATTCAATACGATTTATAAATTCTATCCAAATATCGGAAGTAATGGAACTTGGGTTAGTATGTTATCAAGTACCAATATTTTTCCACGTATCGATATGGCCGGATGCACCTACAACGGAAGTTTAATTTTTACGGGAGGAAGATTTTATTCAGACGGATTGGCTTATGCCACAACAGATGCCTATGCCCCATCACTCAATTCAACATCAGGTAAAATTGAAGCATCCATTTCACTCGCACGCCATGGCTCAGGTTACGCTTGTTACCGACCTATCTCCACGGATCCTTATCCAACTGACACCCCTGCCTTATTTGTTGCAGGTGGTTCCACTGGAACCAATATTTCTCAACCAGTTACGGCTGTGACTAATTCAAATCGATTTGAATACTCTTATTTAGGGAATGCATCCAACGCCTTTGCGACTGGTTCAAACATTCCAATAGCACTCTATTACCCAACAATGGAAGTTTCTTATGAGAAAAGAAAACTCTATTTATTCGGAGGTGCATCGGAATTTAACCTACCTGTCGACCAAGTTTATTCACTCGATTTAGCCAATCCTGGTGGCAGTCCTTGGGTTCCCGAACCAATAAGTATGCCAAGAAGTAGATTTGGGCACAAAGCAGTCATACTAAGCAGATAA
- a CDS encoding adenylate/guanylate cyclase domain-containing protein, with protein MKQKKYLFPLILMVLIPGTILGLVSLFGFSNTLNRKLSDSLFHLLPSHHKFSKDIVIIDIDEQSIAKYADHPELGQWPWKRNIYPTIIGYTKLITPPKITIIDIMFTERSDYDEALVAANQSLGEISHAANFRDGGIVIPREEDGILAEKFNVPLPENSPFPRYENASFPIGEIGITAPMLHVVNVIPDNDGILRRFTPFIRWKNNHFPTLALQAFVTGQSYETEWKNDNFTIQKEGIKREIPLGKDGLVRAYFYTEEEIRNIPRYSAAGIIESLNQLNSSEVEDPEKLLVPPTLFENKIVLIGTSAASTHDDVVTPFGLFPGVIGQAVFASNLIEGHMLKELPEVWGIGFTLFILIVGVVILFVNQWHFLRNIYPVLAISMFVGLFYFLYRMDLVLASSPFIIAFPLSYLMGFAYLTYTEGKEKRKFNSVLRNLVDPGVVSEALENMESLKKGGEWEITAFFSDVAGFSSISEELSASDLARLLNEYLSAMTKILKVNSGTLDKYIGDAIVGIFGAPIQNKEHPRLACKTALEMVNELEVLRSVWNEKMDYTKTAREMKFRIGLNCGPAKVGFMGTDSLASYTMMGDTVNLAARLEAAAKDYGTSILVSESIESVCKDEFHFRFLDWIRVKGKEAPVKIYSLVSYSSELTPKGIEAEKMYEEGFRLYSNREWEKAISCFETVSKIYGYKDVASHLLIKRCQTLFQNPPAEGWDGVFTRTTK; from the coding sequence ATGAAACAAAAAAAATACCTTTTTCCTTTGATTCTGATGGTTCTAATCCCAGGAACCATTCTTGGTCTTGTCTCTTTATTCGGTTTTTCTAATACTTTAAATCGAAAATTATCTGATTCACTTTTTCATCTACTACCATCTCATCATAAGTTTTCTAAAGATATTGTCATTATTGATATTGATGAACAGAGCATTGCAAAGTATGCCGATCATCCAGAACTCGGGCAGTGGCCTTGGAAAAGAAATATATATCCGACAATCATCGGTTATACCAAACTCATTACTCCTCCGAAAATCACCATCATAGATATTATGTTTACCGAAAGGTCTGATTATGATGAAGCTTTGGTCGCCGCCAATCAAAGTTTAGGTGAGATTTCGCATGCGGCCAATTTCCGGGATGGAGGGATTGTGATCCCAAGGGAGGAAGATGGGATACTTGCCGAAAAGTTCAATGTTCCTTTACCCGAGAATTCACCGTTTCCGCGTTATGAAAATGCATCTTTCCCTATTGGGGAAATTGGAATTACTGCACCAATGTTACATGTGGTGAATGTCATTCCAGATAATGATGGAATCCTTCGTCGGTTTACCCCATTCATTCGGTGGAAAAATAATCATTTTCCTACGCTCGCCTTGCAAGCATTTGTTACTGGACAAAGTTATGAAACGGAATGGAAAAATGATAATTTTACGATTCAAAAAGAGGGGATAAAAAGAGAAATCCCTTTGGGTAAGGACGGACTGGTTCGTGCCTATTTTTATACAGAAGAAGAAATTCGAAACATTCCTCGTTACTCGGCTGCAGGAATCATTGAGTCCTTAAACCAACTCAATTCGAGTGAAGTGGAAGATCCTGAAAAACTTTTAGTTCCTCCTACACTATTTGAAAACAAAATTGTTTTGATTGGAACTTCTGCGGCATCGACCCACGATGATGTGGTGACACCATTCGGTCTTTTTCCGGGTGTGATTGGTCAGGCGGTATTTGCCTCTAATTTGATTGAAGGCCATATGCTAAAAGAACTTCCTGAGGTTTGGGGTATAGGATTTACTCTTTTTATCCTGATCGTAGGTGTGGTCATACTTTTTGTCAACCAATGGCATTTTTTAAGAAATATTTATCCAGTCCTCGCCATTTCAATGTTTGTTGGTTTGTTTTATTTTTTATATCGAATGGATTTGGTTCTAGCAAGTTCCCCTTTTATCATCGCCTTTCCTCTTTCTTATCTCATGGGATTTGCATATCTCACATATACCGAAGGAAAAGAAAAACGAAAATTCAATAGTGTTTTGCGTAACCTAGTTGATCCTGGGGTTGTGAGTGAAGCTCTCGAAAATATGGAATCTCTGAAAAAGGGAGGAGAGTGGGAAATTACTGCATTTTTTTCTGATGTTGCAGGATTTTCAAGTATCAGTGAGGAACTGAGTGCCAGTGATTTGGCAAGGTTACTGAATGAATACTTGTCTGCGATGACAAAAATTCTAAAAGTTAACTCTGGAACTTTGGATAAATACATTGGTGATGCCATTGTGGGAATTTTTGGAGCTCCCATTCAAAATAAAGAACATCCAAGGCTTGCTTGTAAAACGGCACTCGAAATGGTGAATGAACTGGAAGTGTTACGATCTGTTTGGAATGAAAAAATGGATTATACCAAAACAGCCCGTGAGATGAAGTTCCGTATTGGTCTGAACTGTGGACCAGCTAAGGTTGGTTTTATGGGAACCGATAGTTTGGCTTCGTACACGATGATGGGGGATACGGTAAACTTAGCGGCACGATTGGAAGCAGCAGCAAAAGATTACGGAACCTCTATCCTTGTCTCTGAAAGTATTGAATCTGTTTGTAAAGATGAATTCCATTTTCGATTTTTGGATTGGATTCGTGTGAAGGGAAAGGAAGCTCCTGTTAAAATCTATAGTTTGGTGTCCTATAGTTCAGAACTCACTCCCAAGGGAATAGAAGCCGAAAAAATGTATGAAGAGGGATTTCGGTTGTATTCCAATCGCGAGTGGGAAAAAGCCATCAGTTGCTTTGAAACTGTATCCAAAATTTATGGATACAAAGACGTCGCAAGCCATCTTCTCATCAAAAGATGCCAGACATTGTTTCAAAATCCTCCCGCAGAAGGATGGGACGGAGTGTTCACAAGAACCACTAAATAA
- a CDS encoding M48 family metalloprotease, which yields MRALSHTFLFLFLAQTLIAKGNVYVQSTKAKLLSQPKLSADGFPLQMGDVLAPVSEQGLFVQVRAENRSGWVSKLFVSPLPPGNQIKLGITSNSSEAVVARQRASDFTKTAAARGLSETQKMRVRGEGDLYDFESLRWVESVPFPEQLSQQDQPNSRVENLNISNSVYSNSELNVLAETKAEVKVGRSLAARLLKKYPVVKDTELTGYLNTIASRLASVSSRKDLSFRVGVIESNEVNAFACPGGFVFLTTGTLKKIQTESELAGIIGHEMGHIVLFHNGEFKQSNLFLDILSGLLSPPGGEVVNAATSTLLDEMEKQLFETGRDMKLELEADEAAVGLTGQVGYSPTGLSSFLNTISKAEGTESLKKTHPDTTTRIAKLVYFESILSTDNTPFVKDRWSEFKSKLKP from the coding sequence ATGAGAGCTCTGTCTCACACCTTTTTGTTTCTTTTTTTAGCACAAACACTCATAGCTAAGGGCAATGTATACGTACAAAGCACAAAGGCAAAACTCCTTTCCCAACCGAAACTCAGTGCCGATGGATTCCCATTACAAATGGGGGACGTACTCGCACCTGTCAGTGAACAAGGACTTTTTGTACAGGTTCGGGCAGAGAATCGTTCCGGTTGGGTCTCCAAACTCTTTGTATCTCCTCTTCCTCCCGGAAACCAAATCAAACTAGGCATTACTTCCAATTCTTCTGAGGCAGTGGTGGCAAGACAGAGAGCCTCCGATTTTACAAAAACAGCGGCAGCACGTGGCCTTTCGGAAACACAAAAAATGAGAGTCCGAGGGGAAGGGGATCTGTATGATTTTGAGTCCTTACGTTGGGTAGAATCTGTTCCGTTTCCAGAACAACTGAGTCAACAGGATCAGCCAAACTCTAGAGTTGAAAATTTAAATATTAGTAATTCAGTGTATTCTAATTCTGAATTGAATGTTTTGGCAGAGACAAAAGCGGAAGTAAAAGTAGGGCGTTCTCTTGCTGCTAGATTATTAAAAAAATATCCAGTGGTAAAAGATACGGAACTCACAGGTTACTTAAACACCATTGCCTCTCGTCTGGCTTCTGTGTCATCTAGGAAAGATTTAAGTTTTCGTGTGGGAGTGATTGAATCAAATGAAGTCAATGCTTTTGCTTGTCCCGGTGGATTTGTGTTTCTAACAACGGGAACATTAAAAAAAATACAAACAGAATCAGAACTTGCGGGGATCATTGGTCATGAAATGGGTCACATCGTTTTGTTTCACAATGGTGAGTTCAAACAATCAAATTTGTTTTTGGACATTTTGTCCGGCCTACTATCGCCACCGGGTGGTGAAGTTGTGAATGCAGCCACTTCTACACTACTCGATGAAATGGAAAAACAACTTTTTGAAACAGGTAGAGACATGAAATTAGAATTGGAAGCAGATGAAGCTGCCGTTGGCCTGACAGGCCAAGTAGGGTATTCTCCCACTGGACTTTCTAGTTTTTTAAATACAATATCTAAAGCAGAAGGGACAGAATCCTTAAAAAAAACACATCCTGACACCACGACTCGTATCGCCAAATTAGTATATTTCGAATCAATTCTTTCAACTGATAACACACCTTTTGTCAAAGACCGCTGGAGTGAATTCAAATCAAAACTCAAACCATGA
- a CDS encoding HIT family protein, with product MNCPICEAHKNESEIVFQNQNWILRKADQNLDGYLYMEHKGHVDSWFDLSLSAFENYGRALHKATEILKTFQPEKMYIVAIAERVPHLHVHLIPRYENQEKGLDHIAKATGPGFPKPM from the coding sequence ATGAATTGTCCTATCTGTGAAGCCCATAAAAATGAATCAGAAATTGTATTCCAAAACCAAAACTGGATCCTCCGAAAGGCAGACCAAAACCTAGATGGATATTTGTACATGGAACACAAAGGGCATGTAGACTCTTGGTTTGATTTGAGTTTATCTGCCTTTGAAAACTATGGTCGGGCTCTCCACAAAGCCACTGAAATTTTAAAAACATTCCAACCTGAAAAAATGTACATCGTTGCGATTGCCGAACGAGTTCCCCACTTACATGTACATTTAATCCCGAGATATGAAAACCAAGAGAAAGGATTGGATCATATCGCAAAAGCAACGGGCCCTGGTTTTCCAAAGCCAATGTAA
- a CDS encoding polyphosphate kinase, whose translation MILERHPTNQVPVYAASDLTDLQERFFLLQRESVNQKIAHIFLIEGFASTGKGSILQSLTIRLDPRKFKVYSPYVDQSEDRGYPFLWNFWKVVPRYGELLFYLNTYYSRLAYLRSEKKIGLSEYDQRLLSILNTERILSKDKVIVHKFFLHISKKDQKKRLEDSKKKKKEWELSHFDKDQGEHYNRYFEIFDSILSASRTIDSPWQIIYNSKKEETKLLVFEAIIERLERILQFDSRAALHSINHGTELIP comes from the coding sequence GTGATTTTAGAGAGACATCCAACAAACCAAGTTCCCGTGTATGCGGCCAGTGACCTGACTGACTTACAAGAACGATTTTTTCTTTTACAAAGAGAAAGTGTTAACCAGAAGATTGCTCATATTTTTCTTATCGAAGGATTTGCATCAACGGGCAAAGGCTCCATTTTACAATCGTTAACGATCAGACTTGATCCAAGAAAGTTTAAAGTTTACTCACCTTATGTAGACCAATCGGAAGACAGGGGTTATCCTTTCCTTTGGAATTTTTGGAAAGTGGTTCCTCGTTATGGGGAATTACTTTTTTATCTCAACACCTACTACAGCCGCCTAGCCTACCTTCGTTCCGAAAAAAAGATTGGCCTATCCGAATACGACCAAAGGTTACTCTCCATCCTTAACACAGAAAGAATTCTTTCCAAAGACAAAGTCATTGTTCATAAATTCTTTTTGCATATTTCCAAAAAAGATCAAAAAAAACGCCTGGAAGATTCTAAAAAGAAAAAGAAAGAATGGGAACTTTCCCACTTTGACAAAGACCAAGGAGAACATTACAACCGTTACTTTGAAATTTTTGATTCAATTTTGAGTGCTTCCCGCACCATCGATTCACCTTGGCAAATCATCTATAATTCCAAAAAAGAAGAAACCAAACTCCTTGTTTTTGAAGCCATCATTGAACGTTTAGAAAGAATTTTACAGTTTGACTCGAGGGCTGCCCTCCACTCGATCAATCACGGAACCGAACTCATCCCATGA
- a CDS encoding OmpP1/FadL family transporter: MKTYKLLLTSLLLTPSVLFASEPYHNVQGFYGERAAGLGGAFTAIADDPSGAYYNPAGLGFTYNDGISISASNFKDVKRSYINIDTPGQVYNQTHQGFDPNFIGLLKNFDRWKFAFSIVNTYNYSYNRVDQVNYPLVSPSINSTRNYTKERYNQLLVGPSAAYLLSDKLSVGATLYYLNDTKEVSRTQFQQFSDLSYVMRSYVDNRRTSGIMPVIGIQYQPIQKVSLGFSYRRIFVMGGNRLYNEVYADSTRRPGSSAIDFIEGTGDGASSIEAGVLTQKPKLTTSIPQTSEMRFGIAFFPTSRFLASFDMIHTTGYKSRMNQDEISTFGRRVTYTINDTEIRELTRASTTNFAAGMEYYLADTFSVLGGIYTNEPNTKPISWTESAVDLYLQNAYGNQVQVNSGDNSLVYKVARSGTNPRNEYSRNKGLSLGFSWVTSKSSVSVTYIREVGNGNSRIDPNSLSQTFEYSAHSVYIMVSSRN, translated from the coding sequence ATGAAAACTTACAAATTATTACTTACCTCATTACTCCTGACACCAAGTGTACTTTTTGCTTCGGAGCCTTACCATAATGTCCAAGGGTTTTATGGGGAACGTGCTGCTGGTCTCGGTGGGGCTTTTACAGCCATTGCAGATGATCCGTCAGGTGCCTATTACAACCCAGCAGGTCTTGGTTTTACTTACAACGACGGAATCTCCATTTCCGCCAGTAATTTTAAAGATGTAAAACGAAGTTATATCAACATCGATACCCCAGGCCAGGTTTACAACCAAACCCACCAAGGATTTGATCCAAACTTTATCGGTTTGTTAAAGAACTTTGATCGCTGGAAGTTTGCCTTTTCGATCGTCAATACTTACAATTATTCATACAACCGAGTGGATCAAGTAAACTACCCTCTTGTATCTCCCTCAATCAATTCCACGAGAAACTATACAAAAGAAAGATACAACCAACTTCTAGTAGGTCCAAGCGCAGCTTACCTTCTCTCCGATAAACTTTCCGTAGGTGCTACACTTTATTACTTAAACGATACAAAAGAAGTTTCAAGGACTCAGTTCCAACAATTTTCTGATCTAAGTTACGTTATGCGTTCCTATGTGGACAACCGTAGAACTTCGGGAATTATGCCGGTCATTGGAATCCAATACCAACCCATACAAAAGGTGTCACTGGGATTTAGTTACCGCCGAATCTTTGTTATGGGCGGAAACAGGTTATACAATGAAGTTTACGCGGACTCTACCAGAAGGCCTGGATCCTCTGCAATCGATTTTATCGAAGGAACGGGAGACGGAGCCTCTTCCATTGAGGCGGGAGTTCTCACTCAAAAACCAAAACTCACCACTTCCATCCCACAAACGTCGGAGATGCGATTCGGAATTGCATTTTTTCCTACATCAAGGTTTCTCGCCTCCTTCGATATGATCCACACCACAGGATACAAATCTCGGATGAACCAGGACGAAATTAGTACCTTTGGAAGAAGAGTCACTTATACCATCAACGATACGGAAATTCGAGAACTGACAAGGGCATCAACCACCAACTTTGCGGCGGGTATGGAATATTATTTGGCAGACACATTTTCAGTGTTAGGTGGCATTTACACAAACGAACCCAATACAAAACCAATTTCTTGGACAGAGTCCGCAGTCGATTTATACTTACAAAATGCTTACGGAAACCAAGTGCAGGTAAATTCCGGAGACAATAGTTTGGTTTACAAAGTGGCAAGGTCGGGAACGAACCCCAGAAATGAATACTCTAGAAACAAAGGACTCAGTTTAGGATTTTCCTGGGTGACATCCAAATCTTCTGTTTCCGTAACTTATATCAGAGAAGTAGGAAATGGAAATTCTAGGATTGATCCAAATTCCCTTTCCCAAACCTTTGAATACAGTGCCCATTCTGTTTACATTATGGTAAGTTCTAGAAACTAA